A window of the Streptomyces sp. NBC_00250 genome harbors these coding sequences:
- the ccrA gene encoding crotonyl-CoA carboxylase/reductase, with the protein MKDILDAIQSSDSTSADFANIPLPESYRAITVHKDEAEMFAGLASRDKDPRKSLHLDNVPVPELGPGEALVAVMASSVNYNSVWTSIFEPVSTFGFLERYGRLSDLSKRHDLPYHVIGSDLAGVVLRTGPGVNSWKPGDEVVAHCLSVELESSDGHNDTMLDPEQRIWGFETNFGGLAEIALVKSNQLMPKPDHLSWEEAASPGLVNSTAYRQLVSRNGAGMKQGDNVLIWGASGGLGSYATQFALAGGANPICVVSSPEKADICRAMGAEAVIDRNAEGYKFWKDEHTQDPKEWKRFGKRIRELTGGEDIDIVFEHPGRETFGASVYVTRKGGTITTCASTSGYMHEYDNRYLWMSLKRIIGSHFANYREAWEANRLIAKGKIHPTLSKVYSLEETGQAAYDVHRNLHQGKVGVLALAPQEGLGVRNPEMRAQHIDAINRFRNI; encoded by the coding sequence GTGAAGGACATCCTGGACGCGATCCAGTCCTCGGACTCCACGTCCGCCGACTTCGCGAACATCCCGCTCCCCGAGTCGTACCGCGCCATCACCGTCCACAAGGACGAGGCGGAGATGTTCGCCGGGCTCGCCAGCCGCGACAAGGACCCGCGCAAGTCGCTGCACCTCGACAACGTGCCGGTGCCCGAGCTCGGCCCGGGCGAGGCCCTCGTCGCCGTCATGGCCAGCTCCGTGAACTACAACTCGGTCTGGACCTCGATCTTCGAGCCGGTCTCCACCTTCGGCTTCCTGGAGCGCTACGGCCGGCTCAGCGACCTCAGCAAGCGCCACGACCTGCCGTACCACGTCATCGGCTCCGACCTCGCGGGCGTCGTGCTCCGCACCGGCCCGGGCGTGAACTCGTGGAAGCCCGGTGACGAGGTCGTCGCGCACTGCCTCTCGGTCGAGCTGGAGTCCTCGGACGGCCACAACGACACGATGCTCGACCCCGAGCAGCGCATCTGGGGCTTCGAGACCAACTTCGGCGGCCTGGCGGAGATCGCGCTGGTCAAGTCGAACCAGCTGATGCCGAAGCCCGACCACCTGAGCTGGGAGGAGGCGGCCTCCCCCGGTCTCGTCAACTCCACCGCGTACCGCCAGCTGGTCTCCCGCAACGGCGCCGGCATGAAGCAGGGCGACAACGTCCTCATCTGGGGCGCCAGCGGCGGCCTCGGCTCGTACGCCACGCAGTTCGCCCTGGCCGGCGGCGCCAACCCGATCTGTGTCGTCTCCTCCCCCGAGAAGGCCGACATCTGCCGGGCGATGGGCGCCGAGGCGGTCATCGACCGCAACGCCGAGGGCTACAAGTTCTGGAAGGACGAGCACACCCAGGACCCGAAGGAGTGGAAGCGCTTCGGCAAGCGCATCCGCGAGCTCACCGGCGGCGAGGACATCGACATCGTCTTCGAGCACCCGGGCCGCGAGACCTTCGGCGCCAGCGTCTACGTCACCCGCAAGGGCGGCACCATCACCACCTGTGCCTCCACCTCGGGCTACATGCACGAGTACGACAACCGCTACCTGTGGATGTCGCTCAAGCGCATCATCGGCTCGCACTTCGCCAACTACCGCGAGGCGTGGGAGGCCAACCGCCTGATCGCCAAGGGCAAGATCCACCCGACGCTCTCCAAGGTGTACTCCCTGGAGGAGACCGGCCAGGCCGCCTACGACGTCCACCGCAACCTGCACCAGGGCAAGGTCGGCGTCCTCGCGCTCGCGCCCCAGGAGGGCCTGGGAGTCCGCAACCCGGAGATGCGCGCCCAGCACATCGACGCCATCAACCGCTTCCGCAACATCTGA
- a CDS encoding Rv2578c family radical SAM protein, producing MRWDNLGDTPAAPADVALFGADAVTTRTFDTPEFRGITFHEARARSILNRVPGASRMPFEWTVNPYRGCTHACVYCFARKTHSYLDLDTGLGFDSQIVVKVNAPEVLARQLASARWQGAHIAMGTNVDCYQRAEGRYRLMPGILTALRDHANPFSILTKGTLILRDLELLTQAARVTEVGISVSVGFTDEELWRTIEPGTPSPQRRLDVVRTLGEHGIDCGVLMAPVVPFLGDRPEQLRDTVRAIAEAGASSVTPLVLHLRPGAREWFTQWLRRHHPGLVGRYERMYADGAYAPTWYQRRITRQVHELAAEFGIGPADRGATRRTPVPEEPSLAAAPEQLTLL from the coding sequence ATGCGCTGGGACAATCTGGGCGACACCCCTGCCGCTCCCGCCGACGTCGCCCTCTTCGGTGCGGACGCGGTGACCACCCGGACCTTCGACACCCCGGAGTTCCGGGGCATCACCTTCCACGAGGCACGGGCCCGCTCGATCCTCAACCGGGTGCCGGGCGCCTCCCGGATGCCGTTCGAATGGACGGTCAACCCGTACCGGGGCTGCACGCACGCGTGTGTGTACTGCTTCGCCCGCAAGACCCACAGCTACCTCGACCTCGACACCGGCCTCGGCTTCGACTCCCAGATCGTCGTCAAGGTCAACGCCCCGGAGGTGCTGGCCCGCCAGCTCGCCTCCGCCCGCTGGCAGGGCGCGCACATCGCGATGGGCACCAATGTCGACTGCTACCAGCGGGCCGAGGGCCGCTACCGTCTGATGCCGGGCATCCTCACCGCCCTGCGGGACCACGCCAACCCCTTCTCGATCCTCACGAAGGGCACGCTGATCCTGCGCGACCTGGAGCTCCTCACCCAGGCGGCCCGGGTCACCGAGGTCGGCATCTCCGTCTCCGTCGGCTTCACCGACGAGGAGTTGTGGCGCACGATCGAACCCGGCACCCCCTCCCCGCAGCGCCGGCTCGACGTGGTCCGCACGCTCGGGGAGCACGGCATCGACTGCGGGGTCCTGATGGCCCCCGTGGTGCCCTTCCTCGGCGACCGGCCCGAGCAGCTGCGCGACACGGTCCGCGCGATCGCCGAGGCCGGGGCGAGTTCGGTCACCCCGCTCGTCCTGCATCTGCGGCCGGGCGCCCGCGAGTGGTTCACGCAGTGGCTGCGGCGCCACCACCCCGGCCTGGTCGGGCGGTACGAGCGGATGTACGCGGACGGGGCCTACGCGCCCACGTGGTACCAGCGCCGGATCACCCGTCAGGTGCACGAACTGGCTGCCGAGTTCGGCATCGGTCCCGCGGATCGCGGCGCGACGCGGCGGACACCCGTACCGGAGGAGCCGTCCCTCGCTGCCGCCCCCGAGCAGCTCACCCTCCTCTGA
- a CDS encoding TetR family transcriptional regulator: MPKAAKTPRATSPSDAPESAAGTRAAAQRLKMRRELATAAMELFATKGYEATTVDEIAATAGVARRTFFRHFRSKEEAIFPDHDDTLVRAEAVLNAAPPHEHPLDTVCRGIKEVMKMYAGSPAVSVERYRLTREVPTLREREIASVARYERLFTRYLLGHFDERDHHDGNDDPLLAEVAASAVVTAHNHVLRRWLRAGGQGDVESQLDHAFAIVRETFGSGIGAGRPAPSSSAPGTAEPAPSVRASTTGDVVVAVARTDAPLDEVMRTIQQALTKS, from the coding sequence ATGCCCAAGGCCGCGAAGACACCCCGTGCCACGTCCCCGTCCGACGCTCCGGAGAGCGCGGCGGGTACTCGCGCCGCCGCCCAGCGGCTCAAGATGCGCCGGGAGCTCGCCACGGCCGCGATGGAGCTGTTCGCGACCAAGGGGTACGAGGCCACGACGGTCGACGAGATCGCGGCCACGGCGGGGGTCGCGCGGCGGACCTTCTTCCGTCACTTCCGCTCGAAGGAAGAGGCGATCTTCCCCGATCACGACGACACCCTGGTGCGGGCGGAGGCGGTGCTGAACGCGGCCCCGCCGCACGAGCACCCGCTCGACACGGTGTGCCGGGGCATCAAGGAAGTCATGAAGATGTACGCGGGGTCCCCTGCGGTCTCCGTGGAGCGCTACCGGCTCACGCGTGAGGTGCCGACCCTGCGGGAGCGGGAGATCGCCTCGGTGGCCCGCTACGAGCGGCTGTTCACCCGCTATCTCCTCGGGCACTTCGACGAGCGCGACCACCACGACGGCAACGACGACCCGCTGCTCGCCGAGGTGGCGGCCTCGGCGGTCGTCACGGCCCACAACCACGTCCTGCGCCGCTGGCTGCGGGCGGGGGGCCAGGGCGACGTGGAGTCCCAGCTGGACCACGCCTTCGCGATCGTCCGGGAGACCTTCGGCTCGGGCATAGGCGCGGGCCGCCCGGCCCCTTCCTCGTCCGCCCCGGGCACCGCCGAGCCGGCTCCGTCCGTCCGTGCCTCCACCACCGGTGACGTGGTGGTCGCCGTGGCCCGTACGGACGCACCGCTCGACGAGGTCATGCGCACGATCCAGCAGGCGCTGACGAAGAGCTGA
- a CDS encoding SRPBCC family protein, producing MAQVEATTERIIAADAETVFDALADYSGTRAKLLPEHFSEYEVREGGDGEGTLVHWKLQATSKRVRDCLLEVTEPTDGQLVEKDRNSSMVTTWLVTPAGEGKSKAVVTTVWDGATGVGGFFERTFAPKGLGRIYDAVLAKLADEVEK from the coding sequence ATGGCGCAGGTCGAGGCCACCACGGAACGGATCATCGCCGCGGACGCGGAGACGGTGTTCGACGCGCTGGCCGACTACAGCGGCACGCGCGCGAAGCTGCTCCCCGAGCACTTCAGCGAGTACGAGGTGCGCGAGGGCGGCGACGGCGAGGGCACCCTCGTCCACTGGAAGCTGCAGGCCACCAGCAAGCGCGTCCGCGACTGCCTCCTGGAGGTCACCGAGCCCACCGACGGGCAGCTCGTCGAGAAGGACCGCAACTCCTCCATGGTCACCACCTGGCTCGTGACCCCGGCCGGCGAGGGCAAGTCCAAGGCCGTCGTCACCACCGTCTGGGACGGTGCCACCGGCGTCGGCGGCTTCTTCGAGCGGACCTTCGCGCCCAAGGGCCTCGGCAGGATCTACGACGCCGTTCTCGCCAAGCTGGCGGACGAGGTCGAGAAGTAA
- a CDS encoding RidA family protein, whose amino-acid sequence MTSHLTHVPAPDGIAASPQYSHVVWGTGRFVAISGQCAFDASGAVVGEGDAVAQAHQVFANLDRCLAAAGAGFQDVVKLTYFVTDVAHLPAVREARDAHFAGAPLPASSAVQVSALVRPELLVEIEAFALVPTRAEEESGTADVSRPRLRSVGGVESAQ is encoded by the coding sequence ATGACGAGCCACCTGACCCACGTCCCCGCTCCCGACGGCATCGCCGCCAGCCCCCAGTACAGCCATGTCGTGTGGGGGACGGGCCGCTTCGTGGCGATATCCGGCCAGTGCGCGTTCGACGCCTCGGGCGCGGTGGTCGGGGAGGGTGACGCGGTGGCCCAGGCCCATCAGGTCTTCGCGAACCTGGACCGCTGCCTCGCCGCGGCGGGCGCCGGGTTCCAGGACGTGGTGAAACTGACGTACTTCGTCACGGACGTCGCCCATCTCCCGGCCGTACGAGAGGCCAGGGACGCCCATTTCGCGGGGGCGCCGCTGCCGGCGAGCTCGGCGGTCCAGGTGTCGGCGCTCGTCCGCCCGGAACTGCTCGTGGAGATCGAGGCGTTCGCGCTGGTTCCGACGCGGGCGGAGGAGGAGTCCGGTACGGCCGATGTCTCCCGCCCGCGTCTTCGGTCAGTGGGCGGTGTCGAGTCGGCCCAGTGA
- a CDS encoding protein meaA: protein MTERQKDRPWLMRTYAGHSTAEASNELYRRNLAKGQTGLSVAFDLPTQTGYDPDHILARGEVGRVGVPVSHLGDMRRLFQDIPLDQMNTSMTINATAMWLLALYQVVAEEQGADVTRLQGTTQNDIVKEYLSRGTHVFPPGPSLRLTTDMITYTVNSIPKWNPINICSYHLQEAGATPVQEISYAMSTAIAVLDAVRDSGQVPADRFGEVVARISFFVNAGVRFIEEMCKMRAFGRIWDKVTRERYGIENEKQRRFRYGVQVNSLGLTEAQPENNVQRIVLEMLAVTLSKDARARAVQLPAWNEALGLPRPWDQQWSLRIQQVLAHESDLLEYEDIFAGSHVIEAKVDSLVEECLAEIERIQEMGGAMAAVESGYLKSQLVSSHAERRARIEAGDEKIIGVNIFQATEENPLTADLDTAIMTVDPANEARVVAALHEWRDNRDETRAQESLATLKATAAGDGNLFAATLECARAGVTTGEWSWALRDVFGEFRAPTGVSSAPVAVTAEAGTPLALVRDKVARTAEEMGVGRLRLLVGKPGLDGHSNGAEQIAVRARDAGFEVVYQGIRLTPEQIVSAALAEDVHCVGLSILSGSHSELVPDVLDRLREAGATDVPVIVGGIIPNADAAELKRAGVAAVFTPKDFGITEIIGRIVDEIRTANKLHPLESTEVPA from the coding sequence ATGACTGAGCGCCAGAAGGACCGGCCGTGGCTCATGCGGACGTACGCCGGTCACTCGACCGCCGAGGCGTCCAACGAGCTGTACCGGCGCAACCTCGCCAAGGGTCAGACCGGCCTCTCGGTCGCGTTCGACCTGCCGACGCAGACGGGCTACGACCCCGACCACATCCTCGCCCGCGGCGAGGTCGGCCGGGTCGGCGTCCCCGTCTCGCACCTCGGTGACATGCGGCGGCTGTTCCAGGACATCCCCCTGGACCAGATGAACACCTCGATGACCATCAACGCCACGGCGATGTGGCTCCTGGCGCTCTACCAGGTGGTGGCCGAGGAGCAGGGCGCGGACGTCACCCGGCTCCAGGGCACCACCCAGAACGACATCGTGAAGGAGTACCTGTCGCGCGGGACGCACGTCTTCCCGCCCGGCCCCTCCCTCCGCCTCACGACGGACATGATCACCTACACGGTGAACAGCATCCCGAAGTGGAACCCGATCAACATCTGCAGCTACCACCTGCAGGAGGCGGGGGCCACTCCGGTCCAGGAGATCTCGTACGCGATGTCCACCGCGATCGCGGTGCTCGACGCGGTACGCGACTCCGGCCAGGTCCCGGCGGACCGCTTCGGCGAGGTCGTCGCCCGTATCTCCTTCTTCGTGAACGCGGGCGTCCGCTTCATCGAGGAGATGTGCAAGATGCGCGCCTTCGGCCGCATCTGGGACAAGGTCACCCGCGAGCGGTACGGCATCGAGAACGAGAAGCAGCGCCGGTTCCGCTACGGCGTGCAGGTCAACTCGCTCGGTCTGACCGAGGCCCAGCCGGAGAACAACGTCCAGCGGATCGTCCTGGAGATGCTGGCCGTCACCCTCTCCAAGGACGCCCGCGCGCGTGCCGTGCAGCTGCCCGCCTGGAACGAGGCGCTCGGACTGCCGCGGCCGTGGGACCAGCAGTGGTCGCTCCGCATCCAGCAGGTCCTCGCCCACGAGTCCGACCTCCTGGAGTACGAGGACATCTTCGCCGGCTCGCACGTCATCGAGGCCAAGGTCGACTCGCTCGTCGAGGAGTGCCTGGCCGAGATCGAGCGGATCCAGGAGATGGGCGGCGCGATGGCCGCCGTCGAGTCCGGCTACCTCAAGTCGCAGCTCGTCTCCTCGCACGCCGAGCGGCGCGCCCGGATCGAGGCCGGCGACGAGAAGATCATCGGCGTCAACATCTTCCAGGCGACCGAGGAGAACCCCCTCACCGCCGACCTGGACACCGCGATCATGACGGTGGACCCGGCGAACGAGGCGCGGGTCGTCGCGGCCCTCCACGAGTGGCGCGACAACCGCGACGAGACCCGCGCCCAGGAATCCCTGGCGACGCTGAAGGCGACGGCTGCCGGTGACGGCAACCTCTTCGCCGCCACCCTGGAGTGCGCGCGTGCGGGCGTCACGACCGGGGAGTGGTCCTGGGCGCTGCGGGACGTCTTCGGCGAGTTCCGCGCCCCGACGGGCGTGTCCTCGGCCCCGGTCGCGGTGACGGCCGAGGCGGGCACGCCGCTGGCCCTGGTACGGGACAAGGTGGCGCGGACCGCCGAGGAGATGGGCGTCGGGCGGCTGCGGCTGCTCGTCGGCAAGCCGGGCCTGGACGGGCACTCCAACGGGGCCGAGCAGATCGCCGTACGCGCGCGTGACGCCGGTTTCGAGGTGGTCTACCAGGGCATCCGGCTGACGCCCGAGCAGATCGTGAGCGCCGCCCTCGCCGAGGACGTGCACTGCGTGGGTCTGTCGATCCTCTCCGGCTCGCACTCCGAGCTGGTCCCGGACGTCCTCGACCGCCTCCGCGAGGCGGGCGCGACCGACGTGCCGGTCATCGTCGGCGGGATCATCCCGAACGCCGACGCCGCAGAACTGAAGCGTGCGGGTGTGGCCGCCGTCTTCACACCGAAGGACTTCGGTATCACGGAGATCATCGGACGTATCGTCGACGAGATCCGGACAGCGAACAAGCTCCACCCCCTTGAAAGTACGGAGGTCCCCGCATGA
- a CDS encoding alpha/beta hydrolase: MTPRAGMLIAAGALVAGTVTVLPAAPAGAGEPAPRPFPPLAWTGCATEAYPKLQCATLRVPLNHDDPAGRTVTLALTRIPHTAKTFQGPLLVNPGGPGGSGRGMAGYVASSLPPKVAAEYDVIGFDPRGVGKSEPALDCKPGHFDPVRQDSVPSDAKGERLAIERAQAFAAACGKKYADALPYIDTVSTARDMDLIRRALGAQKINYLGYSYGTYLGAVYARLHPDRVRRMALDSVVNPHGVWYEDNIAQDYAFDTRHKDFMAWVAKQDAVYKLGTDPAAVEAAWYRMRDALRAKPADGKVGPGELEDTFLPGAYYNGYWPRLAKAFSAYVNDADAVPLKEAYERYAEADAAADNGYSVYTSVQCRDAAWPRDWSVWRKDNWDVHAKAPFSTWNNAWYNAPCAFWPVESLTPPDVTNDQVPPVLILQATDDAATPYEGGVALHRLMRGSSLVVEEGGGNHGVTLGGNDCMDGHLSTYLATGKVPRAEGEGEVDAACATLPEPKAEPLTRSAPPLAESAGAALHGFLGHVR; the protein is encoded by the coding sequence ATGACCCCACGCGCAGGAATGCTGATCGCCGCAGGAGCGCTGGTCGCCGGGACGGTCACCGTCCTGCCCGCCGCCCCCGCGGGTGCCGGTGAACCGGCCCCCCGCCCGTTCCCCCCGCTCGCCTGGACCGGCTGCGCCACCGAGGCGTACCCGAAGCTCCAGTGCGCCACCCTCAGGGTGCCGCTCAACCACGACGACCCGGCCGGCCGGACCGTCACCCTCGCCCTCACCCGGATCCCGCACACCGCGAAGACCTTCCAGGGGCCGCTGCTCGTGAACCCGGGCGGGCCCGGCGGCAGCGGCCGCGGCATGGCCGGGTACGTGGCGTCCTCGCTGCCCCCGAAGGTGGCCGCCGAGTACGACGTGATCGGCTTCGACCCGCGCGGGGTCGGCAAGAGCGAGCCCGCGCTCGACTGCAAGCCCGGCCACTTCGACCCGGTCCGCCAGGACTCGGTGCCGAGCGACGCCAAGGGCGAGCGGCTCGCGATCGAGCGGGCACAGGCCTTCGCCGCGGCCTGCGGCAAGAAGTACGCGGACGCGCTGCCGTACATCGACACCGTGAGCACCGCCCGGGACATGGACCTGATCCGGCGCGCCCTCGGCGCACAGAAGATCAACTACCTCGGCTACTCGTACGGCACCTACCTGGGCGCGGTGTACGCGCGGCTCCACCCGGACCGGGTGCGGCGCATGGCGCTGGACTCCGTGGTGAACCCGCACGGCGTCTGGTACGAGGACAACATCGCGCAGGACTACGCCTTCGACACCCGCCACAAGGACTTCATGGCCTGGGTGGCCAAGCAGGACGCCGTGTACAAGCTGGGCACCGACCCGGCGGCGGTCGAGGCGGCCTGGTACCGGATGCGCGACGCACTGCGCGCGAAGCCGGCCGACGGCAAGGTCGGACCGGGCGAGCTGGAGGACACCTTCCTGCCCGGCGCGTACTACAACGGCTACTGGCCCCGGCTCGCGAAGGCCTTCTCGGCGTACGTCAACGACGCGGACGCGGTGCCGCTGAAGGAGGCGTACGAGCGGTACGCGGAGGCCGACGCGGCCGCCGACAACGGCTACTCGGTCTACACGAGCGTGCAGTGCCGGGACGCGGCCTGGCCCCGTGACTGGAGCGTCTGGCGCAAGGACAACTGGGACGTGCACGCCAAGGCGCCCTTCTCCACCTGGAACAACGCCTGGTACAACGCGCCGTGCGCGTTCTGGCCGGTGGAGTCGCTGACCCCGCCGGACGTCACCAACGACCAGGTGCCGCCGGTCCTCATCCTCCAGGCCACGGACGACGCGGCGACGCCGTACGAGGGCGGGGTCGCGCTGCACCGGCTGATGCGCGGCTCCAGCCTGGTCGTCGAGGAGGGCGGCGGGAACCACGGGGTCACCCTCGGTGGGAACGACTGCATGGACGGGCACCTGTCCACCTATCTCGCCACGGGCAAGGTCCCGCGCGCCGAGGGCGAGGGCGAGGTGGACGCCGCCTGCGCGACGCTCCCGGAGCCGAAGGCCGAGCCGCTGACGCGGTCCGCACCGCCCCTCGCCGAGTCGGCCGGCGCCGCCCTGCACGGGTTCCTCGGCCACGTGCGCTGA
- a CDS encoding 3-hydroxyacyl-CoA dehydrogenase family protein yields MDTPLSTIAVVGLGTMGTGIADVLARAGREVIGIDISDTAAAQAVAALEASTARAVARERITEEERQDVLARFRTFSDLHAAAEADLVIEVVPESYEAKQEVFRALDGIVRPGTIIATGTNALSVTRLAADSAHPERVLGLHFFTPVQAMKLVEVVSSVLTDPRAVDAVTRLALDLGKEPVAVGDRAGFIADGLLFGYLNQAAAMYEAKYASREDIDAAMKLGCGLPMGPLALLDLIGVDTARTVLEAMYADSHDRLHAPAPILKQLSEAGLTGRKSGRGFYTYEAPGSGEVVRDALTPLGSADAAGGREIRSVGVAGSGTMASGIAEVFAKAGYQVVLAARSQEKADTAKARIAKSLARSVDKGRMTGEARDTTLALITAAGTLDAFADVDLALEAVAEDLAIKQELFARLDKICKPGAVLATTTSSLPVVACARATSRPQDVIGMHFFNPAPAMKLVEIVRTVLTGDDVHATVREVTTKIRKHPVDCGDRAGFIVNALLFPYLNNAIKMVQEHYATLDDIDAAMKLGGGYPMGPFELLDVVGLDVSLAIEQVLHREFRDPGLAPAPLLEHLVAAGCLGRKTGRGFREYARR; encoded by the coding sequence ATGGACACCCCTCTCTCCACCATCGCCGTCGTCGGTCTCGGCACCATGGGCACCGGTATCGCCGATGTCCTCGCCCGGGCCGGCCGCGAGGTCATCGGCATCGACATCAGCGACACCGCCGCCGCCCAGGCCGTCGCCGCCCTGGAGGCCTCCACCGCCCGTGCGGTGGCCCGTGAGCGGATCACCGAGGAGGAGCGGCAGGACGTCCTGGCCCGCTTCCGTACCTTCTCCGACCTCCACGCGGCCGCCGAGGCCGATCTCGTGATCGAGGTCGTGCCCGAGTCGTACGAGGCGAAGCAGGAGGTCTTCCGGGCCCTCGACGGCATCGTCCGGCCCGGCACCATCATCGCCACCGGCACGAACGCGCTCTCCGTCACCCGGCTCGCCGCCGACTCGGCGCACCCCGAGCGCGTCCTCGGCCTGCACTTCTTCACCCCGGTCCAGGCCATGAAGCTGGTCGAGGTGGTCTCCTCCGTGCTGACCGACCCGCGGGCCGTCGACGCCGTCACCCGGCTCGCCCTGGACCTCGGCAAGGAGCCGGTGGCGGTCGGCGACCGGGCCGGGTTCATCGCGGACGGACTGCTCTTCGGCTACCTGAACCAGGCCGCCGCCATGTACGAGGCGAAGTACGCCTCCCGCGAGGACATCGACGCGGCGATGAAGCTGGGCTGCGGTCTTCCGATGGGCCCGCTCGCGCTGCTCGACCTGATCGGCGTCGACACGGCCCGTACGGTCCTGGAGGCCATGTACGCGGACTCCCACGACCGGCTGCACGCCCCGGCCCCGATCCTCAAGCAGCTCAGCGAGGCGGGTCTGACCGGCCGCAAGTCGGGCCGCGGTTTCTACACGTACGAGGCGCCGGGCTCCGGCGAGGTCGTGCGGGACGCGCTCACCCCGCTCGGCTCCGCGGACGCCGCCGGCGGCCGCGAGATCCGCTCGGTCGGCGTCGCCGGCTCGGGCACGATGGCCTCCGGCATCGCCGAGGTCTTCGCCAAGGCCGGGTACCAGGTCGTCCTCGCCGCCCGTTCCCAGGAGAAGGCGGACACGGCGAAGGCCCGGATCGCCAAGTCGCTGGCCCGCTCGGTCGACAAGGGCCGGATGACGGGCGAGGCCCGTGACACGACGCTGGCCCTGATCACCGCGGCGGGCACGCTCGACGCCTTCGCCGACGTCGACCTGGCCCTTGAGGCGGTCGCCGAGGACCTGGCGATCAAGCAGGAGCTGTTCGCGCGGCTCGACAAGATCTGCAAGCCGGGCGCGGTGCTGGCCACCACGACCTCCTCGCTGCCGGTCGTGGCCTGTGCCCGCGCCACCTCGCGCCCGCAGGACGTCATCGGGATGCACTTCTTCAACCCGGCTCCGGCGATGAAGCTGGTCGAGATCGTCCGTACGGTGCTGACCGGCGACGACGTCCACGCCACCGTCCGCGAGGTCACCACGAAGATCCGCAAGCACCCGGTGGACTGCGGCGACCGGGCCGGGTTCATCGTGAACGCGCTGCTCTTCCCGTACCTGAACAACGCGATCAAGATGGTCCAGGAGCACTACGCGACGCTGGACGACATCGACGCCGCGATGAAGCTGGGCGGCGGGTACCCGATGGGCCCGTTCGAACTGCTCGACGTGGTCGGTCTGGACGTCTCGCTGGCGATCGAGCAGGTGCTGCACCGCGAGTTCCGCGACCCGGGCCTCGCCCCGGCCCCGCTCCTGGAGCACCTGGTGGCGGCGGGCTGCCTGGGCCGCAAGACGGGGCGCGGCTTCCGCGAATATGCCCGACGCTGA
- a CDS encoding HEAT repeat domain-containing protein, with translation MEYAEDPEFCSMIDRLRDEIENDTGTVPAAFGHLAETTDPEELHHVLTAPGQPLWAREIAAYALGVAGDPRAFEALVLLLNHRDPERCVTAAHALTRLGDPRTARAAAALATNELRVAYALLPIRLLAALRAPESVPALITVLERRLPADDPHWRVGLACVEGLGTLGDPRARPALEAALPHPRLGAEAERSLGRLDTAH, from the coding sequence ATGGAATACGCCGAGGATCCGGAATTCTGCTCGATGATCGATCGATTGCGGGACGAGATCGAGAATGACACCGGAACCGTCCCGGCGGCATTCGGACATCTCGCGGAAACCACCGATCCCGAGGAACTGCACCACGTCCTCACGGCACCCGGACAGCCCCTCTGGGCCCGCGAGATCGCCGCCTACGCCCTCGGCGTCGCGGGCGACCCGCGCGCCTTCGAGGCCCTCGTGCTCCTCCTCAACCACCGCGACCCGGAGCGCTGCGTCACCGCCGCCCACGCCCTGACCCGGCTCGGCGACCCCCGTACCGCCCGCGCGGCCGCCGCCCTCGCCACCAACGAACTCCGCGTCGCCTACGCCCTGCTGCCGATCCGGCTGCTCGCCGCCCTCCGCGCCCCCGAGTCCGTACCCGCCCTGATCACCGTCCTCGAACGGCGGCTGCCCGCCGACGACCCGCACTGGCGGGTCGGCCTCGCCTGCGTCGAGGGCCTCGGCACCCTCGGTGATCCGCGGGCGCGCCCCGCCCTGGAGGCAGCGCTCCCGCACCCCCGGCTCGGCGCCGAGGCCGAACGGTCACTGGGCCGACTCGACACCGCCCACTGA